ACGGTGGCCGAGGACAGCAGCGCCACGGTCGTGAACGTGCTGGCCAATGACAGCACGGCGCCGGACACCGGCGAGACGCTGACCATCACCTCCGTCACCCAGCCGGCCAACGGCACGGTGACGAACACGCCGACGAACGTGAGCTTCACGCCGGCGGCGAACTTCAACGGCACCACGACGTTCCAGTACACGGTGTCGGACGGCAATGGTGGCTCCGACACGGCGACCGTCACGGTGACGGTGACGCCGGTGAACGACAACCCGACGGCCAACGCCGACACCTTCACGGTGGCCGAGAACAGCGGCCCCTCCCCGCTGGCCGTGCTGGCCAACGACACGGCCGTGCCGGACACGGGCGAGACGCTCACGGTGACGGGTGTCACCCAGCCGACCACGGGCGGCACGACGTCCTTCTCGGCGGCGGGAGTGACCTTCACCCCCACGCCTGGCTTCGTGGGGCTCGCGACGTTCCAGTACACGATCTCCGATGGCAACGGCGGCACGGCGACGGCCACCGTCACGGTGAACGTCAGCAACTCGAACGATCCGCCGACGGCCAACGACGACGCCTTCACGGTGGCCGAGGACAGCGGCCCCACGCCGATGAGCGTGCTGGCCAACGACACGACGCTGCCGGACACCAGCGAGACGCTGACGATCGTCTCCGTCACCCAGCCGGCCAGCGGCACGGTGACCTTCACGGCCACCGAGCTCACCTTCACGCCCGCGCTCAACTTCAACGGCACCGTGACGTTCTCGTACACGGTGGACGACGGCAACGGCGCGACGGACACGGCGCAGGTGACGGTGACGGTGACGCCGGTCAACGATCCGCCCACGGCCGGCAATGACGCCTTCACGGTGGGCGAGGACAGCGCCGCCACGGTGTTCAACGTGCTGGCCAACGACTCGACGGCGCCCGAGCTGTCCGAGACGCTGACGATCGCCTCCACCACCCAGCCGGCCAACGGCACGGTGACGAGCACGCCCACGAGCGTGAGCTTCACGCCGGCGCCCAACTTCAGTGGCACCACGTCGTTCCAGTACACGGTGGACGACGGCAACGGCGGCACGGCGACGGCCACCGTCACGGTGACGGTGACGCCGGTGAACGACCCGCCGGACGCGGTGAACGACACCTTCGTGGTGCAGGAGAACAGCTCGGACACCCCGCTGGACGTGCTGGCCAACGACACGACGACGCCGGACACGGGCGAGACGCTCACGGTGGCCTCCGTCACGCAGCCGGCCAGCGGCACGGTGACGCTCACCGGTGGAGTGGTGCGCTACACGCCGCCCGCGGGCTTCAACGGCACCGTGACGTTCACCTACGAGGTGTCGGACGGCAATGGTGGCTTCGACACGGCGACGGTGGTGGTGACGGTGACGGCGGTGAACGATCCGCCGACGGCCGCGGACGACAGCTTCACGGTGGCCGAGGACAGCCAGGACAACGCGCTGGACGTGCTGGCCAACGACACCACGGCGCCCGACACGGGTGAGACGTTGACCATCACCGCCGTGACGCAGCCGGCCAGCGGCACGGTGAGCTTCACGGCCTCCGGCGTGAGCTTCACGCCCGTGGCGGACTTCAACGGCACCGTGACGTTCCAGTACACGGTGTCGGATGGCAACGGCGGCACGGACACGGCGACCGTCACGGTGACGGTGACGCCGGCGAACGATGCGCCCACGGCCGTGGACGACAGCTTCACGGTGGCAGAGGACAGCGGCGCCACGGTGTTCGACGTGCTGGCCAACGACTCGTTCGCTCCGGACACGGGCGAGACGCTGACGATCACCTCGGTGACGCAGCCCGCGGCCGGCGCGGTGACCTTCACCGCGTCCAACATCAGCTTCACGCCGGCGCCGAACTTCAACGGCACCACGTCGTTCACGTACCGGCTCCTCGACGGCAACGGGGGCTCCGACTCGGCGACGGTGACGGTGACGGTGACGCCCGCGAACGATGCGCCCACGGCGAACGACGACGGCTTCATCGTCGCCGAGGACAGCGGTGCCTCGGAGCTGGACGTGCTCTTCAACGACAGCTCGGCGCCGGACGACAGTGAGACGCTCACGGTGACGTCGGTGACGCAGGCGCTCGAGGGCACGGTGACGCTCACCGGCGGGGTGGTGCGCTTCACGCCGGCGCCCAACTTCTTCGGCACCACGTCGTTCACCTACACGGTGTCCGACGGCAATGGCGGCACCGACACGGCGACGGTGGTGATGACGGTGACGCCGGTGAACGACAACCCGACGGCCAACAACGACAGCTTCCTGGTGGCCAAGGACAGCCCGGCCCAGGCGCTGGACGTGCTGGTCAACGACTCGGCCGTGCCGGACGTGGGCGAGACGCTCGTCATCACCTCGGTGACGCAGCCGGCCAGCGGCGGCACGGTGAGCTTCACGGGCTCCAGCGTCAGCTTCACGCCGACGGCCGGCTTCGAGGGCATCGTGACGTTCACGTACACGATCTCCGACGGCAACGGCGGCTCGGCGTCCGCGACGGTGACGGTCAACGTCGGCAGCGCGAACCGCCCGCCGACGGCCAACGACGACAGCTACACGGTGGCCGAGGACAGCGGCGACACGGTGCTGGATGTGCTGGCCAACGACAGCACGGCGCCGGACACGGGCGAGACGCTCACGGTGACGGCCGTCACGCAGCCGGCCAGCGGCACGGTGACGGTGTCTCCGGCCAGCGTCACCTTCAGGCCCGCGGCCAACTTCAACGGCACCGTGAGCTTCTCCTACACGGTCTCGGATGGGAACGGCGGCTCCGACACGGCGACGGTGACGGTGGTGGTGACGCCGGTGAACGACAACCCGACGGCCACGGATGACAGCTTCACGGTGGCCGAGGACAGCGTCGCCACGGTGCTCGACGTGCTGACCAATGACAGGGCGGCGCCGGACACGGGCGAGACGCTCACGGTGACGGCCGTCACGCAGCCGACCAACGGCACGGTGACGCTCACCAGCGGGGTGGTGCGCTTCACGCCCGCGGCCAACTTCAGCGGCACCACGACGTTCCAGTACACGGTGTCGGACGGCAATGGCGGCACGGCGACGGCGACCGTCACGGTGACGGTGACGCCGGCGAACGATGCGCCCACGGCCGTCAACGACGCCATCACGGTGGCCGAGGACAGCAGCGCCACCGTGGTGGACGTGCTGGCCAACGACTCGTTCGCGCCGGATGTGGGCGAGACGCTGACGGTGGTGTCCGTCACCCAGCCGGCCAATGGCACGGCGACGCTCACCGGTGGGGTGGTGAGCTTCACGCCCGCGCCCGACTTCTTCGGCACGACGACGTTCCGGTACACGGTGTCGGACGGCAGCGGCGGCACGGCCACGGCCACCGTCACGGTGACGGTGACGCCGGTGAACGACAACCCGACGGCCAACGCCGACAGCTTCACGGTGGCGGTGGACAGCCCGGCCACTGCGCTGGACGTGCTGTTCAACGACTCCAGCGCGCCGGACGTGGGTGAGACGCTCACGGTGACGGCCGTCACGCAGCCGGCCAATGGCACGGTGACGCTCACCGGCGGGGTGGTGCGCTTCGCTCCGGCCGCCGGCTTCTCCGGGACCACGACGTTCACCTACACGGTGTCCGACGGCAATGGCGGCACGGCCACGGGCACGGTCACCGTCACCGTCACGGGCAGCAACAGGCCTCCGACGGCGGTGGACGACGCCTTCACGGTGGCCGAGGACAGCGCCGCCACGTCGTTCGACGTGCTGGCCAACGACTCGTTCGCGCCGGACGTGGGCGAGACGCTGACGGTGACGGCGGTGACGCAGACGACGGGCGGCTCGGTGACCTTCACGGCCTCCGAGGTGCGCTTCACGCCTGCGCCGAACTTCAACGGCACGACGACGTTCCGGTACACGGTGTCGGACGGCAACGGTGGCACGGCCACGGCGGCCGTCACGGTGACGGTGACGCCGGTGAACGACAACCCGACGGCCGGCGACGACAGCTTCACGGTGGCCGAGGACAGCGGCGGCACGGTGTTCGACGTGCTGGCCAATGACTCGAGCGCGCCGGACACGGGCGAGACGCTGACGGTGACGGCGGTGACCCAGCCGACGGGCGGCTCGGTGACGCTCAGCGCGGGCGTGGTGCGCTTCACGCCGGCGGCCAACTTCAACGGCACCGCGACGTTCCAGTACACGGTGTCGGATGGCAATGGCGGGACGAGCACGGCCACGGTGACGGTGGTGGTGACGCCGGTGAACGACCCGCCCAACGCGGTGGACGACTTCACCTCGATGCCCGAGGACTACCCGCTCACGCTGGTGGGCGTGCAGGTCAACGACACCACGTCGCCGGACACGGGCGAGACGCTGACCATCACCGCGGTGACCCAGCCGGCCAACGGCACGGTGACGCTCACCAACGGCCTGGTCCGCTTCTCTCCGACGCCCAACTTCTTCGGCACCACGACGTTCACGTACACCATCTCCGACGGCAACGGCGGCACGGACACGGCGACGGTGCACATGACGGTGACGCCGGTGAACGACCCGCCGACGGTCGTGGACGACAGCTTCCTGGTCGCGGTGAACAGCTCGGCCACGGAACTGGACGTGCTCATCAACGACACGTACCTGCCGGACGCGCCCGAGACGCTCACCCTCACGGCGGTGACGCAGCCGATCAATGGCTCGGTGACGCTCATCGGCGGGGTGGTGCGCTTCACGCCGATGCCGGACTTCAGCGGCACCACGTCCTTCCAGTACACGGTGTCCGACGGCAATGGCGGCACGGCGACTGGCACGGTCACCGTGACGGTCTCCGGGACCAACAACCCGCCGGATGCGGTGGACGACACCTTCACGGTGGACGAGGACAGCAGCGCCACGGTGCTCAACGTGCTGGCCAACGACACGACGACGCCGGACACGGGCGAGACGCTCACGGTGGTGTCCGTCACGCAGCCCGCCAACGGCGCGGTGACGCTCAACGCGGGCGTGGTGAGCTTCACGCCGGCGCCGAACTTCAACGGCACCACGACGTTCCAGTACACGGTGTCCGACGGTCGCGGTGGCACGAATGCCGGCCGCGTCACCGTCAACGTCACGCCGGTCAATGATCCTCCGGACGCGGTGGACGACAGCTTCGTGGTGGCGGTGAACAGCCCGGCCCGGGCGCTCGACGTGCTGTCCAACGACACGATTGCGCCGGACACGGGTGAGACGCTGACGGTGACGGCGGTGACTCAGCCGGCCAACGGCACGGTGACGCTCACGGGCGGCGTGGTGAGCTTCACGCCGGCCGCGGGCTTCACGGGTACCACGACGTTCACGTACACCGTCTCCGACGGCAACGGTGGCACGGACACGGCCACGGTGACGGTGACGATCGCCGGGGCCAATCCTCCGCCGACGGCCAACGACGACAGCTTCGCGGTGGCGAAGAACAGCCCGGCCCAGGTGCTCAACGTGCTGGCCAACGACACCACGGCGCCGGACACGGGTGAGACGCTGACGGTCATTGCGGTGACCCAGCCGGCCATCGGCGGCACGGTGACGCTCTCGGGTGGGGTGGTGAGCTTCACGCCCGCGACGGACTTCCTGGGTACGACGGTGTTCACGTACACCATCTCCGACGGCAACGGCGGCACGGACACCGCCACGGTGACGATCACGGTCGGCGAGCCGAACAACCCGCCGAACGCGGTGGACGACACCTTCACGGTGGACGAGGACAGCGGGCCGACGACGCTCACCGTGCTGGCCAACGACACGACGGCGCCGGACACGGGCGAGACGCTCACGGTGACGGCGGTGACCCAGCCGCTCAACGGCCTGGTGACGCTCACCGGCGGCGTGGTGCGGTTCTCGCCGGCGGCCAACTTCAACGGCACCACGACGTTCCAGTACACGGTGTCCGACGGTCGCGGTGGCAACGACACGGCGACGGTGACCGTGACGGTGACGCCGGTGAACGATCCTCCGGACGCGGTGAACGACACGTACACGGTGCTCGCGGACGGCGGAGCCCAGGTGCTCAACGTGCTGCTCAACGACACGTTCGCGCCGGACACGGGCGAGACGCTGACGGTGACGGCGGTGACGCAGCCGGCCACGGGCGGCACGGTGACGCTCACCGGCGGCGTGGTGAGCTTCACGCCGGCCGCGGGCTACACGGGCACCACGACGTTCACGTACACCCTCTCCGACGGCAACGGCGGCACGGACACGGCCACGGTGACCGTGAACGTGAGCAACACGGCGAACAACCCGCCGAACGCGGTGGACGACACCTTCACGGTGGATGAGGACAGCAGCGGCAACATCCTGGCCGTGCTGGCCAACGACACGTTCGCGCCGGACACGGGCGAGACGCTGACGGTGATCTCGGTGACCCAGCCGGCCACGGGCGGCTCGGTGACGCTCAACGCGGGCGTGGTGCGGTTCACGCCCACGGCCGACTTCAACGGCACCGTGACGTTCCAGTACACGATCTCCGACGGCAACGGCGGCGACGACACGGCCACGGTGACCGTGACGGTGGCGCCGGTGAACGATCAGCCCAACGCGGTGAACGACACGTACACGGTGCTCAGGGACAGCGGGGCGACGGTGCTGGACGTGCTGGCCAACGACACGTTCACGCCGGACACGAACGAGACGCTGACGGTGACGGCGGTGACCCAGCCGGCCAATGGCACGGTGGCGCTCGCCGGCGGCGTGGTGAGCTTCACGCCGGCGCCCAGCTTCTTCGGCACCACGACGTTCACGTACACCATCTCCGATGGTAACGGCGGCAGCGACACGGCCACGGTGACCGTGATCGTGAACGACACGCAGAACAACCCGCCGGATGCGGTGGCCGATACCTTCACGGTGGCCGAGGACAGCGGGGCCACGGTGCTGGACGTGCTGGCCAACGACACGTTCGCTCCGGACACGGGCGAGACGCTGACGGTGGTGAACGTGACCCAGCCGGCCACGGGGGGCACGGTGACGCTCGACGCGGCGGGCGTGGTGAGCTTCACCCCGGCGCTCAACTTCTTCGGCACCGTGACGTTCGACTACATCATCTCCGACGGCCGTGGCGGTAACGACACGGCGACGGTGACGGTGACGGTGACGCCGGTGAACGACGACCCGACGGCCAACGATGACACCTTCACGGTCCTCACCGACAGCTCGGCGAATGTGCTCGACGTACTGCTCAACGACACGATCGCGCCGGACACGGGCGAGACGCTGATGATCACCTCCACCACCCAGCCGGCCAGTGGCACGGTGACCCATACGAGCACGAACGTCAGCTTCACGCCGGCGGCGGGCTTCACCGGCACCGTGACGTTCGACTACACCATCTCGGACGGCAACGGTGGCAGCGACACGGCCACGGTGACCGTGATCGTCAGCGACACGCCGAACAACCCGCCGGATGCGGTGGCCGACACCTTCACAGTGGCCGAGGACAGCGGGGCCACGGTGCTGGACGTGCTGGCCAACGACAGCACCGAGCCGGACACGGGCGAGACGCTGTCGGTGGTGAACGTGACGCAGCCGACCAACGGCACGGTGACGCTCACCGGTGGCGTGGTGCGGTTCACGCCGGCGCCGAACTTCAACGGCACCACGACGTTCCAGTACACGGCCTCCGACGGCCGTGGTGGCACGGACACGGCGACGGTGACGGTGACGGTGACGCCGGTGAACGACGACCCGACGGCCAACGACGACACCTTCACGGTGCTCGCCAACAGCGGGGCCAACGTGCTCGACGTGCTCGTCAACGACACGTTCACGCCGGACACGGGCGAGACGCTGACGGTGACGGCGGTGACGCAGCCGGCCACGGGCGGCACGGTGACGCTCACCGGCGGCGTGGTGAGCTTCACGCCGGCCACGGACTTCATCGGCACCGCGACGTTCACGTACACCCTCTCCGACGGCAACGGTGGCAGCGACACGGCCACCGTGACCGTGAACGTGGGCGAGAACCCGAACAACCCGCCGGACGCGGTGGATGATGCCTTCACGGTCGTGGAGAACAGCGGGGCCACGGTGCTCAACGTGCTGGCCAATGACACGTCCGCTCCGGACGTGGGCGAGACGCTGACGGTCGTGGCGGTGACCCAGCCCGCGACGGGCGGCACGGTGACGCTCACGGGCGGCGTGGTGAGCTTCACGCCGGCCACGGACTTCGCGGGCACCGCGACGTTCACGTACACCATCTCCGACGGCAGGGGTGGTAACGACACGGCCACGGTGACGGTCACCGTGACCAAGGCCCCGGATGTCGACACCGACGGCGATGGCCTGACCGATGAGCAGGAGGCCGAGCTCGGCACCGACCCGAACGATCGCGACACCGACAACGGCGGCGTGGAGGACGGCGCCGAGGTCGCCGGCGGTACCAACCCGCTGGACGACACCGACGACTTCCTCGTCGGCGGCAGTGGCTGCGCCTCCACGGGCACCACCAGCCTGATGCCGCTGCTGCTGCTGCTCGGCCTGCCGCTGCTGCGGCGGCGCCATGCGGCGGTGGGCTCGCACCCGGCTTCTCGAGCCGGCGTGTGGGGCGTGCTGGCCGTCCTCGTGGCGGCTCCGGCGAAGGCCCAGTCCGACATCGTCACCAGCCCCACGTCCGAGAAGATCGACGTGCAGCAGTACAAGCCGGCCCCTGGTGCCTACGACGTGCTGGGCCTCCACAGTCCGAGGGTAGCCCGGAACTTCGAGTGGAACCTGGGCGTGTCGGTCAACTACGCGAAGGACCCGCTCACCTTTCTCGACCCCCGCCAGGACAACAAGGCCGTCTACAAGCTGGTGGAGAGCCAGCTCACCGTGGACCTGATGGGTGCCATCGCCCTGTTCGACCGGTTCGAGCTGGGCCTGGCGCTGCCCATCACCTCGCAGACCTCCCAGTCGTCGCCAGAGGTGGCGCCGGCCTTCGAGGAAGGCGTGGGGAAGACCGGCCTCGGAGACCTGCGCGTGATTCCCAAGGCGAGCCTGTACTCCTCGGGCGGTCTGAGCGTGGGCGCCGCGCTGCCCATCCACCTGCCCACCGGCGGGTCCACGGGCTTCCTCGGGGGCGGGTTCTCCGTCCGCCCGAGGGTGCTCGGTGAGTGGAGCAGCAGCGGGGGAGTTCGCGTGCTGGCCAACGTGGGCCTCAACCTCCGCTCCAAGCAACAGCTGCGCAACCTGGTCGTCTCCAACGAGCTGGCCTACGGCATCGGCGCGGAGGTGCCCTTCAGCGTGGCCGGCAGCGAGCTGTCCGCGGGCGGCACGCTGATGGGCGCGATGGGGCTCGGCGAGTCGGGCTCCGAGGAGAAGCCGATGGAGTTCCTGGCCACGCTGAAGTACCGCGTCTCGGAGGCCTTCTCGGCGCACCTGGGCGGTGGCCCGGGCATCGGGCAGGGCTACGGCACGCCGGGCTTCCGCGTGTTCGCGGGCATCGCCTACGCGCCGTCCGACCGCGGCACCGAGTCTCGGCCGACGCCCGTGGCCACCCCCGCGCCGATCAAGCCCTCCAAGCCCGTGCCCGAGCAGCTGGTGGACACGGACGGGGACGGCCTGCCGGACGTGCAGGACCGCTGCCCGATCGCCGCCGAGGACAAGGACAGCTTCCAGGACGACGACGGCTGCCCGGACCCGGACAACGACAACGACACCCTGGCGGACGCCAGCGACAAGTGCCCCAACGAGCCGGAGACGAAGAACGCCTTCGAGGACGAGGACGGCTGCCCGGACCAGGCGCCGCCGCCGCCGCCCGTGGACACCGACGGAGACCTCCTCACGGACGACAAGGACCGCTGCCCACAGGAGGCCGAGGACAAGGACGGCTTCCAGGACGAGGACGGCTGCCCGGACCCGGACAACGACCGGGACGGCGTGGCGGACGCGGACGACAAGTGCGCCAACGAGCCGGAGACGATCAACGGCGTGAAGGACGAGGACGGCTGCCCGGACAAGGGCAAGGTGAAGGTGCTCGTCCAGGGCGAGAAGATCGTCATCACCGAGACGATCTTCTTCGCCAACAGCAAGGCCACCATCCTCCCCAAGTCCTTCCCGCTGCTGAAGCAGGTGGCGCAGGTGCTCAAGGCCAACACGCAGATCGAGAAGCTCCGCATCGAGGGCCACACGGACGACAAGGGTGACGACGGGGCCAACCTGGTCCTCTCCCGCACCCGCGCCGAGGCCGTGCGCGATCGCCTCGCCCTCGAGGGTGTCGATGCAGCCCGGCTGGAGGCGGTGGGTTACGGCGAGGCCAGGCCGATTGCCCCCAACAAGACCGCCAAGGGCCGCGAGAAGAACCGCCGCGTGGAGTTCAACGTCGTCAAGATGAGGGCCCAGGAGGTGGAGGTCGTCCAGCCCTGAGCCTCACCGGGCGGCATGTCAGACCCCTGATCGACACTGCCGCTCGTGACCGTCCTGCGGTCCGCGCCTCGGGGTGGATCTCCGGAGCGCGACCGCCAGGGCGGTCATGCGGTGCCGCGTGAGCGCGGGACAAAATCCGGATCGCGAGTCAAGGTCCGACAAGGCCACATCCCGCGACACGGAATGGATGTTCAGGCCGCCGCGTAAGTGCCTGTCAGGACTTGGGGGAACCGAGGCCTGCTACAGGCAGGTAGCGGAATACTTGCCAAAGATCTCGACTTGCTGATGATGGGTGACCTTGGGGACTCGCACCAAAAGGTGCGTGAGTTCCGCTGAAAGGATCACCATGGACCAGTTCGAGCAGAACAAGCAGGCCGCGAAGATCCGTGTTGTCGGCGTGGGTGGAGCCGGCTGCAACGCGGTGAACACGATGATCCTGGCCAAGCTGGAACGGGTCGACTTCATTGCTGCGAACACCGACGTGCAGGCGCTCGCCGCCAACAAGTCTCCGACGCGGCTGCAGCTCGGACAGACGCTGACCAAGGGCCTGGGCGCGGGCGCCAACCCGGAGATGGGCCGCGAGGCGGCGCTCGAGTCCAAGGAGCAGATCGCCGCGGTGCTCGAGGGCGCGGACATGGTGTTCGTCACCGCGGGCATGGGCGGTGGCACCGGCACGGGCGCCGCGCCCATCATCGCGGACATCGCCAAGAGCCTGGGCTGCCTCACGGTGGGCGTGGTGACCAAGCCCTTCCTCTTCGAGGGCAACAAGCGCCGCAAGCAGGCCGAGCAGGGCCTGGTGGAGCTCAAGGCCGCGGTGGACACGCTCATCACCATCCCCAACCAGCGGCTGCTCACCCTGAGCACCGAGCCCATGCCGCTGCTGGAGACCTTCAAGCGCGCCGACGAGGTGCTCCTCAACGCCGTGCAGGGCATCTCGGACCTCATCCAGTACCACGGCTACATCAACGTGGACTTCGCGGACGTGAAGACCATCATGAGCGACAAGGGCCTGGCGCTCATGGGCACCGGCCGCGCCTCGGGCACCTCGCGCGCCCTGTCCGCCATGCAGCAGGCCATCTCCAGCCCGCTGCTGGAGGACATCTCCATCGACGGCGCCACGGGCCTGCTCATCAACATCACCGGCGGCCGGGACATGACGCTGCAGGAAGTCAACGAGGCCCTCACGCTGGTGCACGACGCGGCCGACAGCGAGGCGGAGATCATCTTCGGCTCGCTCATCGACGAGCAGATCCAGGACGAGGTGAAGATCACCATCATCGCCACCGGCTTCGTGCACCGCGACACCCGGCAGCCCCAGCGCGTGGTGGCGGTGCCGGCCACCCCGGTGCCGCTCGTCAGCCGCCCCGCGCCGTCGGTGCTGTCCGCCGCCCGCGAGGAGGTGGCCAGCCTGGTGCCCTCCAAGGCCGGTGCGCGCGCCATGTCCTCCACGGAGAACAAGGCGGTGACGACTCCGCCGCGCACCGCGGTGGTGAAGGACGCGGCGCTGCCCCTGGACGAGGATCAGTTCGACATCCCCACCTTCCTGCGCCGGCAGGGCCAGACCGAGATGCCCTGAGCGGGCCCGCGGGGCCCCAGGCCCCGCTGAAGCACCCGAGGCACCTCTCGCCATCGCGCGTGAGGTGCCTCGTTCTGTCTCGACAGGGCTGGAGGCGTGGGCTCAGCCGCGGGGGAGGCGGGCCACGCTGGCCCCGTCCCGGCCGGACAGCGCGTCGCTGCGCGCCAGCAGGGTGTCCAGCTCCGCATACACCTCTTCCACGCGCTCCGGGATGCGCGGAGGAGGCGTCACACCCTCACCGGCGAGCAGCTCCACGAGCGTGTTGACGCGCTGCAGCATCTGGCGCGCCTTCAGGAGGGCGCGGCCCGTCCGGGTGCCCTCGGGGGAGAAGAGGGTGCCGCCCTGGTAGAGGGTCTCCAGCGCCAGTCGATTGGCCGCCAGCCGATCCGAGAGCCGGGCGCGGTAGAGGTCCAGCCTCCGCTCACGCCGAGCTCCCTGCAGATCCACCACCGTCCCCGGGCTCGTGTCGTTCCGCTTCAAGGTGCAGGCAAGGTACGCCAGGGCCGCGAACGATCGCAACGGTGTGACGTGGTTGTGGAAACCTGTACGGTCCTGTGGCGAGCCCTCGGCTGGCAGCTTGTCAGTCCAGGGGGCGGGGATTAGGTTGGCCGCCCTCCCGAGCCAGGGTGCCAGCCATGTTCAAGAAGCTGCTCATCGCCAACCGGGGTGAGATCTCCCGCCGCATCGGAGCGGTGGCCCGTGCCATGGGGATCTCCACCGTCGCCGTCTATTCGGACGCGGATGCGGACCTGCCCTTCGTCAAGGAGGCGGACGAGGCCGTGCGCCTGGGGCCCGCGCCGGCCAAGGACAGCTACCTCAACATCCCCGCCATCCTCGAGGCGGCGAAGAAGACGGGCGCCCAGGCGGTGCACCCGGGCTACGGCTTCGTGTCGGAGAACGCCGAGTTCGCCCGGGCCTGCACGGAGGCGGGCATCACCTTCGTGGGCCCGCCGCCCGAGGCCATGCTGCGGATGAAGGACAAGAGCCAGGCGCGCAAGCTGGTGATGGCCGCGGGCGTGCCGGTGGTGCCGGGCACCGAGGACGTGGTGCCGGACGTGGCCAGCGCGCTCGCGGCGGCCGAGCGCATCGGCTACCCGGTGCTCTGCAAGGCGGCCGGCGGCGGCGGCGGCATCGGCATGGCCGCGGCGAAGGACCCGGCCGAGCTGGAGAAGGTGTTCCGCCAGTGCACGGACCGGGCGAAGGCGGCCTTCGGGCGCGAGGGCGTGTACCTGGAGCGCTACTTCCCGGCCCCGCGCCACATCGAGGTGCAGATCCTCGGCGATCACCACGGAAACCTCATCCACTGCCTGGAGCGCGAGTGCTCCATCCAGCGGCGCCACCAGAAGGTGGTGGAGGAGGCGCCCTCGCCGCTGTTCGCGGACGGCAGGAACGCGGACGTGGCCCAGAAGCTGTTCACCGCGGCCGTCACGGCGGCCAGGGCCTTCGGCTACGCCAACGCGGGCACGGTGGAGTTCCTCTACTCGGACGGCGACGTCTACTTCATCGAGATGAACGCCCGGCTCCAGGTGGAGCACCCGGTGACGGAGCTGACCACGGGGCTGGACCTGATTGGCTGGCAGCTGCGCATCGCCGCCGGGGAGAAGCTCACGGTGCGGCAGGAGGACGTGAAGCGGCGCGGGGCGGCGCTGGAGTTCCGCATCTACGCGGAGGATCCGGTGAAGTTCTTCCCGTCGCCCGGGCCGCTCAAGGTCTACGTGCCGCCCACGGGCGAGGGCGTGCGCCTGGACTCGGGCTACGCCGAGGGCAACACCGTCACCCCGAACT
This genomic stretch from Hyalangium gracile harbors:
- the ftsZ gene encoding cell division protein FtsZ, with translation MDQFEQNKQAAKIRVVGVGGAGCNAVNTMILAKLERVDFIAANTDVQALAANKSPTRLQLGQTLTKGLGAGANPEMGREAALESKEQIAAVLEGADMVFVTAGMGGGTGTGAAPIIADIAKSLGCLTVGVVTKPFLFEGNKRRKQAEQGLVELKAAVDTLITIPNQRLLTLSTEPMPLLETFKRADEVLLNAVQGISDLIQYHGYINVDFADVKTIMSDKGLALMGTGRASGTSRALSAMQQAISSPLLEDISIDGATGLLINITGGRDMTLQEVNEALTLVHDAADSEAEIIFGSLIDEQIQDEVKITIIATGFVHRDTRQPQRVVAVPATPVPLVSRPAPSVLSAAREEVASLVPSKAGARAMSSTENKAVTTPPRTAVVKDAALPLDEDQFDIPTFLRRQGQTEMP
- a CDS encoding acetyl-CoA carboxylase biotin carboxylase subunit; translated protein: MFKKLLIANRGEISRRIGAVARAMGISTVAVYSDADADLPFVKEADEAVRLGPAPAKDSYLNIPAILEAAKKTGAQAVHPGYGFVSENAEFARACTEAGITFVGPPPEAMLRMKDKSQARKLVMAAGVPVVPGTEDVVPDVASALAAAERIGYPVLCKAAGGGGGIGMAAAKDPAELEKVFRQCTDRAKAAFGREGVYLERYFPAPRHIEVQILGDHHGNLIHCLERECSIQRRHQKVVEEAPSPLFADGRNADVAQKLFTAAVTAARAFGYANAGTVEFLYSDGDVYFIEMNARLQVEHPVTELTTGLDLIGWQLRIAAGEKLTVRQEDVKRRGAALEFRIYAEDPVKFFPSPGPLKVYVPPTGEGVRLDSGYAEGNTVTPNYDPMIAKLIVTGATRAEAIERSIKALEQYRIEGIKTNIPLHLRILKAPAFSAGELDTRFLENHAKP